The nucleotide sequence GAAATTTGCAACTTACAAAGATGGATCGCGCGATGGCCAATTGGTGGTCGTGTCACGTGACCTAAGCGTCGCCCAATATGCCTCAAATATTGCCAATCGCTTGCAGCAAGTGCTCGACGATTGGAACTACCTATCGCCGCAGTTGCAAGAGCTGTATGAGGCGCTGAACGCAGGGCGCGCGCGCCACGCTTTTGCGTTCGACCCTACGCAATGCATGGCACCCCTGCCTCGCGCCTACCAATGGGCCGATGGTTCAGCCTATCTCAACCATGTGGAGTTGGTGCGCAAGGCGCGCGGCGCCGAAGTGCCGGAGAGTTTCTATACCGATCCCTTGATGTACCAAGGCGGCAGTGATGACTTGCAAGGCGCTTGCGCGCCTATCGTGTGTGCCAGCGAAGAACAGGGCTTGGACTTTGAAGCCGAAGTGGCCGTGATCACGGGTGATGTGCCCATGGGCAGCGCGCCAGACCGCGCGCTGGATGCCATTCGCTTGCTCATGTTGGTCAACGATGTCAGCTTGCGCAACGTGATTCCGGCAGAGTTAGCCAAGGGGTTTGGCTTTGTCCAAAGCAAACCGGCCACCGCCTTTAGCCCTGTTGCCATTACGCCAGACGAGCTGGGTGAAGCGTGGATCAAGGGCCGCGTCCATCTGACCTTGCAAAGCACTTGGAATGGCCGCAAAGTGGGCATGTGCGATGCCGGACCGGAGATGACGTTTCATTTCGGTCAGCTCATTGCCCATCTGGCCAAGACGCGCAATGTGCGCGCGGGCTCCATCATCGGGTCGGGCACGGTCAGCAACAAAGGCGTGGAAAAAAAGTCCCGCACCGATTGGTCCAAAGGCTATAGCTGCATCGCCGAGAAGCGTGCGATGGAAACGATTCAAGATGGGCAGCCCAGTACCGAGTACATGAAATACGGTGACACCATTCGCATCGAAATGAAAGGCCGCGATGGGCAGTCCTTGTTCGGCGCGATTGAGCAAGAAGTGGTGCCAGTCACGCCGTAAACACGGGTCTGTGCAGCGGGTCTGAGGCGTTTCTCAGGTTCGCATTAACTGCATGATGAAGGTCTTGGCTCCGCGCAACATCATTTCAATGGCAACTGACACCAGCACCAAGCCCATCAAACGCTCTGCGGCAATGACCAAGCGGTCCCCGATGACCCGTTGAATCCGCTCGGCGGACACCAATACAACCGCACTGATGAGCATGGTGACGCACAGCGCACCAATCCATTCCAAACGTTTATCGGGTTGTTGGGACACCAGCAGCAATACCGTGGCCAAGGCGGACGGCCCCGCCACTGCAGGGATGGCCAGTGGCACGATGAGCGGCTCGGTCATGATTTCGCTCTCGGCCGTAGCGGCAGGAGGAAACACCATGCGCAGCGCGATCAAGAACAGAATCACACCGCCACCAATTTGCAAGGACAACTCGCTCAAGTTCATCACCCGCAAAAAGCTCTCACCCACAAACATAAAAGTGAGCAAGAGCGCAAAGGCAATCAAGATCTCGCGCAAGATGACCCGGGGCCTGCGCTCAGGCGGCACATGCTTAAGGGCATTCGCAAAAATGGGGATGTTGCCAATCGGGTCGGTAATCAGTACCAACAAAATGGTGGCAGACCAAAACGTGTAGTTCATCATGGGAAAAGTCTCTCGCTCTAAAGCAATAGTGCCAAGCGCCTATTGGGAATACACCGTGTGCAAAGATCGAAAGCCTTTGACCTCAATGGGGTTGCCAAACGGGTCCAAAAAGAACATGGTCCATTGCTCGCCGGGTTCATTGGCAAATCGCACTTGGGGCTTGAGCACGAATTCGACTTTGGCCGCAGTCAATCGGTCGGCCAGTGCCTGCCAGTCCGGTAGGGCCAAGATGACGCCAAAGTGCGGCATAGGCACCAAATGCTCGCCCACGTGGCCGGTGTTGGCGGTCTTGAAGGGCTCACCCAAATGCAAGGAAATTTGGTGCGAGAAAAAGTCAAAGTCGACCCAGGTGTCGGTGCTGCGTCCTTCCATGCAACCCAGCACGCCGCCATAAAACTGGCGGGCAAGTTGGAGGTCTGTGACGTTAAAGGCGAGGTGAAATAGGCTGCGCATCCTCGCAGAATACCAGCCTCAGGCAAGCTCGCTTTTTTCTTGGCAGTGGATGCAGCGCGCGGCCTCCGGGGCCACGGCCAAGCGTCCGGCTTTGATGGCTACGCCACAGTCAATGCACTGTCCATAAGTACCTGCCGCCAAGCGCTCTAGGGCTTGGTCTATGGCCATGAGTTCTTGGGTTTCATGGGCGTCCAAGGCGAACTCAATGTCGCGCTCCGTAGCCACTTGGGCGCTAGAGTCTTCGCGGCCCGCAAAGTGCGCAGTCGAAGCTTCGGCCCGCCCTATCGCCCCGCCACGCAGCGACTCCAATTGCGCCAGCAGCGTCGCACGCTTTTGCAGCAGCAGGGTTTGTGCCATGGGATAGGTGGTAGTGGACATAGGGGAAGAAGTGGGTTGAGTGATGCCTCCATGATGGGCGCAGCCCTTGGTTTTTGCGTTGATGTAGATCAATCACGCCGTCCGTTCCAGGCTGGCTGTGCGCATATGGGCGATAATTCCGCCCATGTCCACGCTTCAAACTTTCCGCAACGCACGCCTGCTGGTTCGCAGCGTGCTGGCGTGGTTTGTCTTGTCGGTGGGCATTGCCATTGCAGCCCCCGTGGTGCAGCCGCAGTCTTTGACCTTGGTGTGCTCTGCCGCCGGTGAGGTCAAGCTGTTAGTCAGCGGGGAGGATGGCACCGCAACCACGATGGGCGCGCACACCCTAGACTGTGTGATGTGTTTGGCGCTCAGCGCGCCACCGCCACTGGCCAAGCCCGTGGCGGAAACTGCCCCGGCCTTGTCTTACGCATGGGCGCGCCAGCAGGCCCGCCCTGAAGTGTGGCGCACAGCGTCGCCACTGCCCGCACGCGGGCCACCCTCCCTCACCTGATTTTTAGCCCTGCTGCGCCTGTACGCGGCGCCTTGGGGCTTACGCACGCAATACACGTTGGGTACTTGCGCACGCCTTGGCGCTTGCCGCAAGTTATTGGCCTCACTGGATCGCCGCACACCGCGTGCGATGGCTGGGCCAAGACGTGGTGGCGTCCTATTTTTTCGTTTGTTTGTTTGTTTGTACTTTTGTCTTGACCATGAAAACTTCAATTGCTCTCAAATTTGTAGCTGCTTGCGCAATATCCATGGGCGCAAGTGCCACTTTTGCCCATGTCACTCTGCAAGACGGTGCCGCTGCTGCCGGTACCGGCTACCGCGCCACCTTGCGCGTGGGCCACGGTTGCGAAGGCACACCGACCACAGGGTTGAAGGTCATCATCCCTGCAGGCTTCAACGGCGCTCAGCCCATGCCCAAGGCGGGTTGGACGGTCAGCACCCGCGTGGGCAAGTTGGCCGAACCGTATGAGAGCCACGGCACCCAATACACCGACGGCGTGCTGGAGATTAGCTGGACCGCCAACACCCCCGCCGACGCATTGCCTGACGCCTTCTATGACGAATTTGTGCTGCGCGGCACTACGCCCAAAAAGCCTGGACCTGTGTGGTTCAAAGTGGTGCAAACCTGCGTCAAGGGCCGCAACGAATGGGTGGAAGTGCCCGCGTCCGGCAGCTCCACCAAGGGCTTGAAAATGCCTGCTGCCCTGCTCGAAGTGCTGGATGTGCAAGCCGCTGGCGGCCACAGCCACTAAGAACCTCCCCCTTCACCCATCAATTCACACTGCATAGGAAACACCATGAAATTCTCGCGCATAGGCTGTCTGGCTTTGTTGGCTAGCTCGCTGTCGGCCCCCTTGTGGGCCCAATCGGTAGACATTCAAGGCGCTTGGGCGCGGGCCACCGTGCAAGGCCAAAAGGCTTCTGGCGCCTTCATGCAGCTGACCGCCAAGGATGCCGGCCGCTTGGTGCGCGTCAGCAGCCCCGTAGCCGGTGTGGCCGAAGTGCATGAAATGTCCATGGACGGCGGCGTGATGAAAATGCGCGCCCTAGACAAGGGGCTGGAGCTACCTGCTGGCAAAGCGGTAGAACTCAAGCCCGGTGGCTACCACATCATGCTGATGGACTTGAAGTTGCCCTTGCTGAAAGACACCACCATTCCCTTGACCCTGGTGTTCAAAGACGCCAAGGGCGGAGAAACTAGCAAAGAACTCAAAGTGCCTGTGTCGCAAGTGGCCCCTGCTGGTTCGGGTTCGCCCGCTGCGCAAGACGCCCACGGCGCACATGCCAACCACGGCAAATAAGGCGCTTGCTTCATCTGCCTTAGCCGCTATGCACAACACGAACTTTTATGCCATGTTGCGCCGCCCCTGGGCTGTGTGCTTGGCTGTGTGCTTGGCGTGCGTGATGGCTTTGGCACCCACGGTGTCGCATGCCTTGGTGCATGCGCGCCCTGATTGGCCGATTGAAATTTGTTCCAGCAGTGGCACGCGCACCGTGCCCGCAGATGCACCTGCCAGCCAAGGCGCGCCGTTTGCCTTAGACCACTGCCCGTTTTGCCTGCATCCCAGCGACCGCAGCGCTCCTCCGCCCAGCCAGACGTTTTACCTCTTCTCGGTGACCGGCGGCCCGCAGGAGGCTGCTGTTGCGCAGGCTTTTTTCTACGCCCACCCACCCGCATTTGCGCCACCACCGCGTGGCCCCCCGCACTCCGTTTGAACCTTTGGTTCAGTCGCTCGAAACGCGTGGCGAGGTGCCATGTCTGTTTGTTTGAGCGCGCTGCGCATTCATTGAAACCTGCGGTCGCGCACCACCCGTGGCTGAGCACAGGTGCTCGTTCTCGCCCTGACATTGGCCCTAACTAGCCGGTCTAGATCTTCCACATGGGCCAAGCCCGGTGGCACTGACCCCTGGGGCGTGGCACGCGCTTGGATGCCCCAGCCTACGCCCGCTTTTTTGACCCATTCCCTTGATTTGCCCACTAGGAGACATCCATGACGGATACCACCCTCGCTGCGTCTGACACGCAGTCCCGCGCGGTCCATGCGCGCTTTTACGCCACGGCCTGGCGCTGGCATTTCTATGCGGGCCTCTATGTTGTGCCCTTCTTGACCATGCTGGCGATCACTGGCTTGGTGATGGTGTTCTTCACCGGCTTTCAAACCCGTTTGGGGATGAGCATCCACATCCAGCCGCAAGCCCAAGTGCAGTCGGTTACCTCGCAGGCCAAGGCCGCGCTGGCGCAGTATCCACAAGCCAAGCTCAAAGAATATGTGGCGCCTAAGGCCGCCAATGTGCCTGCGTGGTTCACCATTCTTGACGGCGCGGCGACCCAGTCCGTGGCGGTGAATCCTTACACCGCGGAAGTCATCAAGACCGTAGACAAAGGCAACACCGTGTACGCATGGGCCGAGCAAATCCACGGCTCGCTGCTGCTTGGCGATGTGGGCGACGCCCTGATCGAAATCGCAGCCGGTTTGGGCATGGTGATGATCATCACCGGCCTGTACCTTTACTGGCCACGCAACGGCGGCACCTGGGCCGAAGCGCTCATTCCCGATGTGCGCGCCAAGGGCCGCAAGTTTTGGAAAAGCATGCACTCCAGCATTGGTTTTTGGCTCAGCATCGTGCTGGCGCTGTTTTTGCTCACGGGCTTGTCTTGGACCAATGTGTGGGGCAACAAGTTTGTGCAGCCGTGGGGCAGCTTTCCAGCTGAAAAGTGGGAAGCGCCCAAGTCAGACGCCACCCACGCAAGCTTGAATAGCGCAGGGTTGCACGAGGTGCCTTGGGGCTTGGAGCTCACCCCGCTGCCAGTTTCTGGTTCTGACGTGGGTACGCCCGGCGTACCTGCGGGCCAGCCTATCAATTTGGACGGCCTGTACGCCTTGGCCAAAACCTTGGGCTTTGCAGGCCAGTTCCACATCCACGTGCCGCAAGACGCCACCGGCGTGTACACCTTGTCGGCCGACACCATGAGTGGCGATTTGCAGGTGCCTACCCAAGACCGCACCGTGCACGTAGACCGCTACACCGGCAAGATCCTGGTAGACATGGGTTTTGCAGACTATTCACTGCTGGCCAAGGCCATGGCCGTAGGCATTGCGCTGCACCAAGGCGACTTGGGCCTGTGGAGCGCGTGGCTCAACGTGGTGCTGTGCTTGAGCGTGGCATTCATTTGCATCAGCGGCATCGTGATGTGGTGGCTGCGCCGCCCAGCGGGCGCTGCACGCTTGGGTGCACCCGGTGTGCCTGCCAATGCCGCATTGTGGAAAACGGGTGTGGTGGTCATGCTGGGCGCGTCCTTGGCGTTTCCGGTCAGCGGTGCGGTGTTGCTGGGCGTGTTGTTGCTGGACTTTGTGCTCTTGTCGCGCATCAAACCACTGAAGCAGTGGGTGGGCTAAGCCGCAAGCTTGGCTCGCCAGTCGGTGCGCATTGGAGTAAGCTGTCGCGCATGGCCTGATCAACAGGCCGCACTAGGAGCAAGCATGAGCGATAACGACAGCGCTGGCTTTGGCAAGTTTGTGCCGGGCTTTGACTTTTTACAAAACCTGGCCAAAGGCGCCAGCACCCACATCCCCCAAATGCCCAATATCGGCAACTGGGTGGCGCCTACCCTGAATGTGGAAGAGCTTGAAAAGCGGATCACCGAGCTCAAAGGCGTGCACTTTTGGCTGGAGCAAAACTCCCGCGCCTTGGGGGCCACCATCCAAGCGCTGGAAGTGCAGCGCATGACTTTGGCCACCCTGCAGGGCATGAACTTCAACCTGGGTGACATGGCCAATGCTCTCAAGCTCAAAGCCGCCGACACCGTGTACACAGGTGTACAGCGTGTGACCGAGCGCGCCGCCAGTACGGCAAAAACCATTTCTGACGTCGCCTCTTCCGCCACCAAGGCGGACGACCAAGACACCGACAAGCCTGCGGGCAACCCGTTCATAGACCCCATGCAAATGTGGGGCTCGCTCACCCAGCAGTTTCAGAACATCGCGGCCAACGCTATCAAAGAGGCGAGCACCAAAACCGCCGTCGATATCACCAAAAACATGGCCACCGGCTTGGCCAAAGAAGCGATCAAGTCTGGCAAGAAAGCCGCTGGCGCTGCGGTGCGCCGCACGGGCACCAGCACCCCGCGTAAAACCACCAAAAAACCCGCTGCCAAGTAAAGCGTGGAGCCCGCTAGGGGCTCTACACTGCGGGCATGAAGCTCTTTCCCTACGCCCATGCGACCCATCCCCATTGGGAGATGGCCGCTGCCTTGGTCTTGGCACAGCTGCGTGCCCAAATGGCCCAGCCTGACTACGCAGCCTCGCCCAGCTTAGGCTTGCTGTACATCACCGATCACTACACCGCAGATGCCACGGGCATCTTGGAGTTGCTGAGTGCCGAGCTGCCCCTGGTCACCGACTGGTCGGGCACAGTAGGTGTGGGCGTTGCCGCCAACAATGTGGAATATTTTGACGAGCCGGCCTTGGCCGTGATGTTGCTGGACTTGCCCAGCGACCAGTACCGCGTGTTCTCCGGCATTGCCCCCTTGGGCTTGGGTTTTGAAGCCCACACTGCCTTGGTCCACGCCGACGCCAGCGCAGCAGACATCGCGGGGCTGGTGGAGGAGATGGCGGCACGCACCGATGCAGGCTACCTGTTTGGTGGCTTGGCCAGCCGCCGCGCGGGTGGGCTGCAGTTTGCCGTGTCGGGTGACGGCAATATTCGGGGCCACGGCGGGGCCAGCGGTGTGCTCAGCGGTGGCTTGAGTGGTGTGGCTTTTGGCCCAGAGGTGGCCTTGGTATCGCGTGTGACACAAGGGTGTAAGCCCGTCTCCAAAGTGCGTACCGTCACCCAGGCCGACCACAACGTGGTGGTCACCCTAGATGGAGAGCCTGCGCTGGACGTGCTGCTGGACGACTTGTCTGTCACCTTGGACGAGCCCCAGCAAGCCTTGAGCGCGGTGCGCGCGACCTTGGTGGGCATGGTCTGCGCACCTGGCTCGCGTGCGCAAGCGACTCGGTTGGTGGAGACCCACTTGCCCCAAACAGGCAACTTTGGAAGCGATGTCATCGTGCGCCACATCATCGGGCTAGACCCTGGTCGTCATGGCGTGGCCGTGGCGGCACAAGTGACCGAGGGCACCACGCTGGCGTTTTGCCAGCGAAACCAACAAGCGGCCAAAGCAGACCTGGTGCGCATTTGCGCTGAAGTGCGCGAAGAGTTGGAGCCTGAAGAGTTGGGCTTGGAGTTGGCACTGGCGCTCCATACACCAGAAGCCCAAGCCGCACCGCACCCGCAACGGCGCATCGCTGGCGCGTTGTATGTCAGTTGCGCAGGGCGGGGCGGGCCCCATTTCGGCGCACCCAGCGCAGAGATGCACATCGTTCGCCGCGCTTTGGGTGACGTGCCTTTGGTCGGTTTTTTTGGCAGTGGAGAAATTGCCCACAAACACGTGTATGGCTACACCGGCGTGCTGACGGTGTTTGTTGGCAAAGACTAATTCACGCCGTCACGGTAAAGGGCCGCTTTTTGTACGCCTAGGGGCACAGCTTGGCAAACCCTCGCCTTATTCTTTCTTTCTCACCCTATGCAAAGTCTTGCCCAGGGAGTAACCTGACTGTTGGATCAACCAACGAACAGGCAGGGCTGGGCAATGAACTTTTCGAATCTGAAGATCTCCGCCAAATTGGCACTTAGCTTTGGCATGGTGGTTGTGCTCACGGTCGCGCTGGGGTTTACGGCGCTCTACCAAATTTCCAATGTGGCAGCCCAAACCGAAAACATTGCCACCAATAACTTACCCAGCGTAGAGAACTCGGCCAGTTTGCGCGCCACGCTCAATGCCTTGCGGCGCTTTGAGGCCCGCCACATTCTGGCCAGCGAAGAAAAAGACAAAGTTGAGCAAGAGGCGCAGATTACTGCCGCGCGCAAGACCTTGGCCGAACAAGAGGCCCAGTTGCTTCCTTTGCTGACGTCTGACACAGAGAAAGCGGCCTTTGCGAACTACAAAACTAACCGCGACGCATGGTTTGCCATTGCCGACAAAAACCTGCCGGTTTCGCGTCAAGGGGCGGCAGGCATGGCCGAGGCTGCCAATACTTATAGCAATGTAGCCGCCGTTCCATTTATGACCGCCTTGAAAGACATCCAAGGCATTGTGGAAT is from Rhodoferax aquaticus and encodes:
- a CDS encoding fumarylacetoacetate hydrolase family protein, coding for MKFATYKDGSRDGQLVVVSRDLSVAQYASNIANRLQQVLDDWNYLSPQLQELYEALNAGRARHAFAFDPTQCMAPLPRAYQWADGSAYLNHVELVRKARGAEVPESFYTDPLMYQGGSDDLQGACAPIVCASEEQGLDFEAEVAVITGDVPMGSAPDRALDAIRLLMLVNDVSLRNVIPAELAKGFGFVQSKPATAFSPVAITPDELGEAWIKGRVHLTLQSTWNGRKVGMCDAGPEMTFHFGQLIAHLAKTRNVRAGSIIGSGTVSNKGVEKKSRTDWSKGYSCIAEKRAMETIQDGQPSTEYMKYGDTIRIEMKGRDGQSLFGAIEQEVVPVTP
- a CDS encoding MarC family protein, translated to MNYTFWSATILLVLITDPIGNIPIFANALKHVPPERRPRVILREILIAFALLLTFMFVGESFLRVMNLSELSLQIGGGVILFLIALRMVFPPAATAESEIMTEPLIVPLAIPAVAGPSALATVLLLVSQQPDKRLEWIGALCVTMLISAVVLVSAERIQRVIGDRLVIAAERLMGLVLVSVAIEMMLRGAKTFIMQLMRT
- a CDS encoding VOC family protein encodes the protein MRSLFHLAFNVTDLQLARQFYGGVLGCMEGRSTDTWVDFDFFSHQISLHLGEPFKTANTGHVGEHLVPMPHFGVILALPDWQALADRLTAAKVEFVLKPQVRFANEPGEQWTMFFLDPFGNPIEVKGFRSLHTVYSQ
- a CDS encoding TraR/DksA family transcriptional regulator; this encodes MSTTTYPMAQTLLLQKRATLLAQLESLRGGAIGRAEASTAHFAGREDSSAQVATERDIEFALDAHETQELMAIDQALERLAAGTYGQCIDCGVAIKAGRLAVAPEAARCIHCQEKSELA
- a CDS encoding DUF2946 family protein → MSTLQTFRNARLLVRSVLAWFVLSVGIAIAAPVVQPQSLTLVCSAAGEVKLLVSGEDGTATTMGAHTLDCVMCLALSAPPPLAKPVAETAPALSYAWARQQARPEVWRTASPLPARGPPSLT
- a CDS encoding YcnI family protein → MKTSIALKFVAACAISMGASATFAHVTLQDGAAAAGTGYRATLRVGHGCEGTPTTGLKVIIPAGFNGAQPMPKAGWTVSTRVGKLAEPYESHGTQYTDGVLEISWTANTPADALPDAFYDEFVLRGTTPKKPGPVWFKVVQTCVKGRNEWVEVPASGSSTKGLKMPAALLEVLDVQAAGGHSH
- a CDS encoding copper chaperone PCu(A)C translates to MKFSRIGCLALLASSLSAPLWAQSVDIQGAWARATVQGQKASGAFMQLTAKDAGRLVRVSSPVAGVAEVHEMSMDGGVMKMRALDKGLELPAGKAVELKPGGYHIMLMDLKLPLLKDTTIPLTLVFKDAKGGETSKELKVPVSQVAPAGSGSPAAQDAHGAHANHGK
- a CDS encoding DUF2946 family protein, with product MHNTNFYAMLRRPWAVCLAVCLACVMALAPTVSHALVHARPDWPIEICSSSGTRTVPADAPASQGAPFALDHCPFCLHPSDRSAPPPSQTFYLFSVTGGPQEAAVAQAFFYAHPPAFAPPPRGPPHSV
- a CDS encoding PepSY-associated TM helix domain-containing protein: MTDTTLAASDTQSRAVHARFYATAWRWHFYAGLYVVPFLTMLAITGLVMVFFTGFQTRLGMSIHIQPQAQVQSVTSQAKAALAQYPQAKLKEYVAPKAANVPAWFTILDGAATQSVAVNPYTAEVIKTVDKGNTVYAWAEQIHGSLLLGDVGDALIEIAAGLGMVMIITGLYLYWPRNGGTWAEALIPDVRAKGRKFWKSMHSSIGFWLSIVLALFLLTGLSWTNVWGNKFVQPWGSFPAEKWEAPKSDATHASLNSAGLHEVPWGLELTPLPVSGSDVGTPGVPAGQPINLDGLYALAKTLGFAGQFHIHVPQDATGVYTLSADTMSGDLQVPTQDRTVHVDRYTGKILVDMGFADYSLLAKAMAVGIALHQGDLGLWSAWLNVVLCLSVAFICISGIVMWWLRRPAGAARLGAPGVPANAALWKTGVVVMLGASLAFPVSGAVLLGVLLLDFVLLSRIKPLKQWVG
- a CDS encoding PhaM family polyhydroxyalkanoate granule multifunctional regulatory protein; the encoded protein is MSDNDSAGFGKFVPGFDFLQNLAKGASTHIPQMPNIGNWVAPTLNVEELEKRITELKGVHFWLEQNSRALGATIQALEVQRMTLATLQGMNFNLGDMANALKLKAADTVYTGVQRVTERAASTAKTISDVASSATKADDQDTDKPAGNPFIDPMQMWGSLTQQFQNIAANAIKEASTKTAVDITKNMATGLAKEAIKSGKKAAGAAVRRTGTSTPRKTTKKPAAK
- a CDS encoding FIST signal transduction protein, with the protein product MKLFPYAHATHPHWEMAAALVLAQLRAQMAQPDYAASPSLGLLYITDHYTADATGILELLSAELPLVTDWSGTVGVGVAANNVEYFDEPALAVMLLDLPSDQYRVFSGIAPLGLGFEAHTALVHADASAADIAGLVEEMAARTDAGYLFGGLASRRAGGLQFAVSGDGNIRGHGGASGVLSGGLSGVAFGPEVALVSRVTQGCKPVSKVRTVTQADHNVVVTLDGEPALDVLLDDLSVTLDEPQQALSAVRATLVGMVCAPGSRAQATRLVETHLPQTGNFGSDVIVRHIIGLDPGRHGVAVAAQVTEGTTLAFCQRNQQAAKADLVRICAEVREELEPEELGLELALALHTPEAQAAPHPQRRIAGALYVSCAGRGGPHFGAPSAEMHIVRRALGDVPLVGFFGSGEIAHKHVYGYTGVLTVFVGKD